Proteins from one Candidatus Omnitrophota bacterium genomic window:
- the gatC gene encoding Asp-tRNA(Asn)/Glu-tRNA(Gln) amidotransferase subunit GatC, with translation MKIKRDDIKYVARLARIFLTSEEEELFSGQLNNVFSYMEKLGQCQTEGVKPCGHIVSNTNVLRDDNPGQSLSVEQALANAPKRNKGFFEVPRIIESNE, from the coding sequence ATGAAGATCAAAAGAGATGATATCAAATATGTGGCAAGGCTTGCCCGGATATTTTTAACAAGCGAAGAAGAGGAATTATTTTCAGGCCAGCTGAATAATGTTTTTTCATATATGGAAAAATTAGGGCAATGCCAAACAGAAGGTGTTAAACCGTGCGGCCACATCGTTTCAAACACTAATGTACTGCGTGATGATAATCCTGGCCAGTCCTTGTCCGTTGAGCAGGCGCTTGCCAATGCTCCTAAACGCAATAAAGGTTTCTTTGAAGTCCCTAGAATAATAGAGTCAAATGAATAA
- the gatA gene encoding Asp-tRNA(Asn)/Glu-tRNA(Gln) amidotransferase subunit GatA produces MNNFCKLSAHELADPTAENKIKAADIASSVISRYDEVDSRVSGFVNFDKGAVTDRAARLDNLDESCRQGFSLPNVPVVLKDNICVKGELTTCASKILQGFKPPYDATVVSRLKSAGVLLLGKSNMDEFAFGSSCETSCYGPTKNPYDLERIPGGSSGGAAALIASDQAILALGSDTGGSIRQPAALCGVVGLKPTYGRVSRYGLIAFGSSLDQIGPITKDVRDCAMLLSVIAGYDKLDSTSADVPVPDYTKSLMGAVKGMRIGLPKEYFIQGLDKGVKAKIDEAISVYKGLGADIRQISLPHTEYAVSCYYIIGCSEASSNMARFDGMQYGYRYQEANKKYALIDMCMRTRGEAFGLEAKRRIILGTYSLSSGYYDAYYLKACKVRALIKADFDKAFNECDMILTPTTPTTAFKIGEKIEDPLAMYLSDIFTIPSNLAGIPAISLPCGYDERGLPIGMQLMARHFEEEKLLRAAYSYEQNAGWKKVKPVL; encoded by the coding sequence ATGAATAATTTTTGCAAACTCTCCGCCCACGAATTAGCAGATCCGACTGCCGAAAACAAGATAAAGGCCGCTGATATAGCGTCTTCTGTCATCAGCCGTTATGACGAAGTTGACAGCAGGGTATCGGGTTTTGTTAATTTTGACAAAGGCGCGGTTACCGATAGGGCGGCTCGTCTTGATAATCTGGACGAAAGCTGCCGCCAGGGGTTTAGCCTTCCGAATGTTCCTGTCGTGCTAAAAGATAATATATGCGTCAAGGGCGAGTTGACGACGTGTGCCTCAAAGATACTCCAGGGGTTTAAACCCCCATATGACGCCACTGTCGTATCCAGGTTGAAGTCTGCCGGCGTATTATTGCTTGGAAAATCCAATATGGATGAATTCGCTTTCGGCAGTTCCTGCGAAACTTCCTGTTATGGCCCGACTAAAAATCCTTATGATTTAGAGAGAATACCGGGCGGTTCAAGCGGCGGCGCCGCCGCGCTTATTGCCTCGGACCAGGCTATACTCGCGCTCGGAAGCGATACAGGGGGCTCTATCAGACAGCCCGCCGCCTTATGCGGCGTTGTCGGCCTCAAGCCTACATACGGGAGGGTATCGCGCTACGGGCTCATAGCCTTTGGCTCAAGTCTTGATCAGATAGGGCCTATTACAAAGGATGTCAGGGATTGCGCCATGCTTTTAAGCGTTATAGCCGGATATGACAAACTGGATTCTACTTCAGCCGATGTTCCTGTCCCGGATTATACCAAGTCGCTTATGGGCGCGGTAAAGGGCATGAGGATAGGGCTTCCTAAAGAGTATTTTATACAAGGCCTGGACAAAGGCGTTAAGGCCAAAATAGATGAGGCGATCTCGGTTTATAAAGGCCTTGGCGCCGATATAAGGCAGATATCCCTGCCCCATACGGAATATGCTGTAAGTTGTTATTATATAATAGGCTGTTCAGAGGCCTCTTCCAATATGGCCAGGTTTGACGGTATGCAGTATGGGTATAGATATCAGGAGGCAAATAAAAAATACGCTCTTATTGATATGTGCATGAGGACGCGGGGCGAGGCCTTTGGCCTTGAAGCCAAGCGCCGCATAATACTGGGTACATATTCTTTGAGCAGTGGTTATTATGACGCGTATTATCTTAAGGCGTGCAAGGTCCGCGCGCTTATCAAAGCGGATTTTGATAAGGCTTTTAATGAATGCGATATGATACTCACGCCTACCACGCCTACAACCGCTTTTAAAATAGGCGAAAAGATAGAAGACCCGCTTGCCATGTATCTTTCCGATATTTTTACCATTCCCTCAAATCTGGCGGGGATACCGGCGATCTCACTGCCGTGCGGTTATGACGAGAGAGGACTGCCCATAGGCATGCAGTTAATGGCAAGACACTTTGAAGAGGAAAAACTCCTCCGCGCGGCTTATTCTTACGAACAGAATGCCGGCTGGAAAAAGGTAAAGCCGGTTTTATAG
- the gatB gene encoding Asp-tRNA(Asn)/Glu-tRNA(Gln) amidotransferase subunit GatB: MKYTTIIGLEIHLQISTRTKAFCSCENGFGKEPNTSVCPVCLGMPGSLPVLNRQYLYRAVKTALALNCEVARRMKFDRKNYFYPDLPKNYQISQYDMPLSQNGFLEIMTTGGIKKIGITRAHMEEDAGKLIHDEGGSSSFIDLNRAGTPLLEIVSEPDISSPDEAYTYLKTLKSVLEYLDVSDCNMEEGSLRCDANISLMPAGEKGLGTKVELKNMNSFKAIRQGLEYEQDRQAKILSSGGVIVQQTRLWNEKKKITELMRTKEEAHDYRYFPDPDLNDFIIERDTVLMLKKSLPEMPRAKMNRFVKEYNLSEYDACLLTSDRRMADFMEESVKLYPKPKVIANWLTGGVQAYLNEHNCRFSQIAINAGMFVDMIRLIDSKLISNNMAKDVLEEMISSGVPAKDIVKKKGFLQITDKTAIESIAADVLQSNPKVKEDYLSGKKNALGFLIGQIMKKSQGKADPVMAGQALKKLLEAGHEGV; encoded by the coding sequence ATAAAATACACGACAATCATAGGCCTTGAGATACATCTGCAGATATCCACCAGGACAAAGGCGTTTTGTTCCTGTGAGAACGGCTTTGGTAAAGAGCCCAATACGTCTGTGTGCCCCGTATGCCTTGGCATGCCGGGTTCCCTGCCGGTTCTTAATAGGCAATATCTTTACCGCGCTGTCAAGACCGCTCTCGCGCTTAATTGCGAGGTTGCGCGACGGATGAAGTTTGACAGAAAAAATTATTTTTATCCGGATCTGCCTAAAAATTACCAGATCTCCCAATACGATATGCCTCTTTCGCAAAACGGTTTTTTGGAGATAATGACAACAGGCGGTATTAAAAAGATAGGCATTACCCGCGCGCATATGGAAGAGGACGCGGGCAAGCTTATACACGATGAAGGCGGATCTTCAAGTTTTATAGATTTAAACCGCGCGGGAACGCCCTTGCTTGAGATAGTCAGCGAACCCGACATCTCTTCTCCCGATGAGGCATATACATATCTGAAGACCCTGAAATCGGTATTGGAGTACCTGGATGTATCCGACTGCAATATGGAGGAAGGGTCATTACGTTGCGACGCCAATATTTCTTTGATGCCCGCCGGAGAAAAAGGCCTTGGCACGAAAGTAGAGCTCAAGAATATGAACAGCTTCAAGGCTATAAGGCAGGGCCTTGAGTATGAACAGGACCGGCAGGCAAAGATTTTATCTTCTGGCGGCGTGATTGTGCAGCAGACGAGGCTTTGGAACGAAAAGAAAAAGATTACCGAGCTTATGAGGACCAAAGAAGAGGCCCATGACTATAGATATTTTCCTGATCCCGATCTCAATGATTTTATTATAGAGCGGGACACGGTCTTGATGCTGAAAAAATCCCTGCCGGAAATGCCGCGGGCTAAAATGAACAGGTTTGTCAAAGAATATAACCTTTCGGAATACGACGCGTGCCTGCTTACCTCTGACAGGCGCATGGCGGATTTTATGGAAGAGTCCGTTAAATTATATCCTAAGCCCAAGGTCATTGCTAATTGGCTTACAGGCGGCGTTCAGGCATATCTTAATGAGCATAATTGCCGGTTTAGCCAGATTGCTATTAATGCCGGCATGTTTGTTGACATGATCCGGCTCATTGACAGCAAGCTTATAAGCAATAATATGGCCAAGGACGTCTTGGAAGAGATGATATCTTCGGGCGTGCCTGCCAAAGATATAGTAAAGAAAAAGGGTTTTCTCCAGATAACCGATAAAACTGCCATAGAGAGTATTGCCGCCGATGTCCTTCAAAGCAATCCAAAGGTAAAAGAGGATTATCTCTCGGGTAAAAAGAACGCTTTAGGTTTTTTGATAGGCCAGATTATGAAAAAATCGCAAGGCAAAGCCGATCCTGTTATGGCAGGGCAGGCCCTTAAAAAACTGCTTGAGGCAGGGCATGAAGGTGTTTAA
- a CDS encoding S41 family peptidase, translating to MKVFKSVCLSWAICLALFLACGFSAEELSQDSAKPVSGAEDDIFYELGLLADALTLIDANYVRKVPAKELVYGALDGMVSSLDSHSEFLSHEQYMRLQADSLGEFGGLGIKVSVRDGMLIVISPLEATPAQKAGVLPRDRIIKIDDKLTKDYSLDDAVALLRGKPGTTVRLTVLRGPDQEMKEFVLKRAVIKVQSVRHCFLNGENTGYIRIADFQKHTASDLNKAMRHFVKNGIKALIIDLRNNPGGLMEAAVMVCEKFIKKPGTIVSTRGRFEGQNALFRSRAAKIYEGFPIAVIINEGSASASEIVAAALRDNKKAVIIGNKSFGKGSVQTVIPLKDNSAIRLTTSYYYTPSGRIIHEKGIMPDIVIPQDMPDSESSHEEEPEETLPPEQALARDKYIAQAITLLGDKEGYERLLSKDPVEA from the coding sequence ATGAAGGTGTTTAAATCTGTTTGTTTATCATGGGCAATATGCCTCGCGCTATTCCTCGCTTGCGGCTTTTCAGCGGAAGAATTAAGCCAGGATTCCGCGAAACCGGTATCCGGCGCCGAAGACGATATTTTTTATGAGCTTGGTCTTCTTGCTGACGCCCTTACCCTTATTGATGCCAACTATGTCAGGAAAGTGCCTGCCAAAGAACTTGTCTATGGCGCATTGGACGGCATGGTCTCGTCGCTTGATTCCCACAGCGAATTTCTTTCACATGAACAGTATATGAGGCTGCAGGCAGATTCATTGGGCGAATTCGGGGGCCTGGGCATTAAGGTGTCGGTAAGAGATGGTATGCTTATTGTGATAAGCCCGCTTGAGGCGACCCCGGCCCAGAAAGCGGGGGTATTGCCCCGAGACAGAATAATTAAAATAGATGATAAACTCACAAAGGATTACAGTTTAGATGATGCGGTAGCCTTATTAAGGGGCAAGCCCGGGACCACTGTCCGTTTGACCGTTCTGCGCGGGCCGGACCAGGAAATGAAAGAGTTTGTATTAAAAAGGGCTGTTATCAAGGTCCAGTCGGTGAGGCACTGTTTTCTTAACGGTGAAAATACCGGCTATATCAGGATAGCTGATTTTCAGAAGCATACAGCCTCTGACCTTAATAAGGCCATGCGGCATTTTGTCAAGAATGGCATTAAGGCGCTGATCATTGACCTGCGCAATAATCCCGGAGGATTAATGGAAGCGGCGGTAATGGTTTGTGAAAAATTTATAAAAAAGCCCGGGACAATAGTGTCAACCAGGGGAAGGTTTGAAGGGCAAAATGCCCTGTTCCGGTCAAGGGCCGCTAAAATCTATGAGGGTTTTCCAATTGCCGTAATTATCAATGAAGGTTCTGCCAGCGCTTCCGAGATAGTTGCCGCGGCATTACGAGACAATAAAAAAGCCGTAATTATAGGGAATAAAAGTTTTGGAAAAGGCTCTGTTCAGACCGTGATACCTCTTAAGGATAATTCGGCTATTCGTCTGACAACCAGTTATTACTATACCCCTTCAGGCCGTATTATCCACGAGAAAGGCATAATGCCTGATATTGTCATACCGCAGGATATGCCCGATTCCGAATCCAGCCATGAGGAAGAGCCAGAAGAAACCCTGCCCCCTGAACAGGCCCTTGCACGGGATAAATATATTGCGCAAGCAATTACTCTGCTTGGAGACAAAGAAGGCTATGAACGACTGCTTTCAAAAGATCCGGTTGAGGCATGA
- the tsaD gene encoding tRNA (adenosine(37)-N6)-threonylcarbamoyltransferase complex transferase subunit TsaD: protein MKKNNALILGIETSCDETSAAVACGEKNILSNVVVSSLRFHKKYSGVVPEIACRHHAENINIVLDKALKQAKAGLSDIKAVSVTQGPGLIGALLVGVSMAKALSYCLRIPIIPVNHLHGHLYAALLSTDKAARFPATGLVVSGGHTTLVHMRGIDNLKLMGQTRDDACGEAFDKAARVLGLGYPGGPVIEKLAAKGRPGKIRFTRPFLEAGSMDFSFSGIKTSVLNLVRGMKGKPCSTADICREFQDAVFDVIIEKTRICCLKNRSESLLVGGGVSANGQLRKRLKILCDREGIDLFLPARGMSLDNAAMIAALGSYKYNRHIFGSLDFTAMSDMPF, encoded by the coding sequence TTGAAAAAAAATAATGCGTTAATTCTGGGCATAGAAACATCATGCGATGAGACTTCCGCGGCTGTTGCCTGTGGAGAAAAGAACATATTGTCAAACGTAGTGGTTTCAAGCCTGCGTTTTCATAAAAAATATTCCGGTGTGGTTCCTGAAATAGCGTGCCGGCACCACGCGGAAAATATAAATATTGTTTTAGATAAAGCCTTAAAGCAGGCAAAGGCCGGGCTATCAGACATAAAAGCTGTAAGCGTAACGCAGGGGCCTGGCTTGATAGGCGCTTTGCTGGTAGGCGTTTCCATGGCCAAGGCGCTTAGCTATTGCCTTAGGATACCGATAATACCCGTAAACCATCTTCACGGGCATCTTTACGCGGCTTTATTGTCAACCGATAAGGCCGCGCGATTTCCTGCTACCGGGCTTGTGGTGTCAGGCGGGCATACTACTCTTGTCCATATGCGGGGCATTGATAATCTTAAGCTGATGGGGCAGACAAGGGATGATGCCTGTGGAGAGGCCTTTGATAAGGCGGCAAGGGTGCTTGGCTTAGGTTATCCCGGGGGGCCGGTCATAGAAAAGTTGGCCGCGAAAGGCAGGCCTGGAAAAATAAGATTTACGCGCCCATTTCTTGAAGCGGGCTCCATGGATTTTAGTTTTAGCGGCATTAAAACTTCGGTGCTCAATCTTGTCCGCGGTATGAAAGGTAAGCCGTGTTCTACCGCAGATATATGCAGGGAATTCCAGGACGCGGTATTTGACGTTATAATAGAAAAAACAAGGATATGCTGTCTCAAAAACCGTTCCGAAAGCCTTTTGGTTGGCGGCGGTGTCAGCGCTAACGGCCAGCTTAGGAAAAGGCTAAAGATATTGTGCGACAGAGAGGGCATAGACTTATTTTTGCCTGCGCGGGGCATGTCATTAGACAATGCCGCCATGATCGCTGCCTTGGGAAGCTACAAGTATAATAGGCATATATTTGGAAGTCTTGATTTTACGGCTATGTCCGATATGCCTTTTTAA
- a CDS encoding MgtC/SapB family protein, with the protein MVTELQMVLRLILSAVLGGIVGLEREINSKAAGFRTHTLVCIGSCLMMLTSMHIFDIYIGLTDVDPARIAAQVVSGIGFLGAGTIIRSRVSIHGLTTAASIWSVAGVGLAVGSGLFIISFFATALIVVSLFILRKFQDKISHRQQTV; encoded by the coding sequence ATGGTAACAGAACTTCAAATGGTATTAAGGCTTATATTGTCAGCTGTATTAGGAGGTATTGTGGGCTTGGAAAGAGAGATTAACTCAAAGGCCGCGGGCTTTCGCACCCATACGCTTGTATGCATAGGCTCCTGCCTGATGATGCTTACCTCTATGCATATATTTGATATATATATAGGCCTAACTGATGTGGATCCTGCCCGTATTGCCGCGCAGGTGGTCAGCGGCATAGGCTTTCTTGGCGCAGGAACTATCATCAGAAGCCGGGTTTCAATACACGGGCTTACGACAGCGGCGAGTATTTGGTCGGTGGCCGGTGTAGGCCTGGCGGTCGGTTCGGGCCTTTTTATTATTTCATTTTTCGCGACGGCGCTTATAGTAGTAAGCCTTTTTATATTAAGAAAGTTTCAGGACAAAATCAGCCATAGACAGCAGACCGTTTAA
- a CDS encoding PIN domain nuclease, translated as MALSFIRVFFVVASTVISYQLGVSFAGPGASSWPLIGLAFGFSVSLLIVWIELSMKNISLRGLSAGIFGFLTGLLMVRLITDSFIFESMRYSNTALAFTVRVFSTLIFCYLGVMLAIRGKDEFSLIIPYVKFTRQDRRDDITVVDTSVIIDGRVIDICQSSFMGGCFIVPRFVLKELQQMADSSDPIKRSRGRRGLDILNRMQKSANMDIKIHEEDFPEVQETDAKLVKIAKILNARIFTSDYNLNKVAEIQHVQVLNINDLSNALKPVMLPGEETDIKIVKEGKEHNQGIGYLEDGTMIVVEGGRQLIGQRRRICVTSVLQTSAGRMIFAKALNHQDGKDK; from the coding sequence ATGGCATTGTCGTTTATCAGAGTGTTTTTTGTCGTTGCCAGTACCGTTATAAGCTATCAGTTAGGCGTATCTTTCGCAGGCCCGGGCGCTTCCTCATGGCCATTGATAGGTTTAGCGTTTGGTTTTTCCGTATCTTTATTGATTGTTTGGATTGAATTGAGCATGAAGAATATTTCTTTAAGGGGTCTTTCCGCAGGAATTTTTGGGTTTTTGACAGGCCTTCTAATGGTGAGGCTTATAACAGATTCATTTATTTTTGAATCCATGCGTTATTCAAATACCGCGCTTGCTTTCACGGTGCGCGTTTTTAGCACGCTTATATTCTGTTATCTCGGCGTGATGCTTGCGATAAGAGGCAAAGACGAGTTTAGCCTGATAATACCTTACGTGAAATTTACAAGGCAGGACAGAAGGGATGATATCACGGTTGTGGATACAAGCGTTATAATAGACGGCAGGGTTATAGACATTTGCCAAAGTAGTTTTATGGGTGGGTGTTTTATCGTGCCTCGCTTTGTCTTGAAAGAATTACAGCAGATGGCTGATTCCTCTGATCCTATTAAAAGAAGCCGGGGTAGAAGAGGCCTTGATATATTGAACCGGATGCAGAAAAGCGCGAATATGGATATTAAGATACACGAAGAGGATTTTCCCGAAGTACAAGAAACCGACGCAAAGCTGGTAAAGATAGCCAAGATATTGAATGCCAGAATATTTACAAGCGATTATAATCTTAATAAGGTCGCAGAAATTCAGCATGTCCAGGTATTGAATATCAACGATTTAAGTAACGCGTTAAAGCCTGTGATGCTGCCTGGCGAGGAAACGGATATTAAGATCGTAAAGGAAGGAAAAGAGCATAATCAGGGCATAGGCTATCTTGAAGACGGCACCATGATAGTTGTTGAGGGTGGCAGGCAGCTTATTGGGCAGAGAAGGCGTATCTGCGTAACAAGTGTTCTCCAGACCTCGGCAGGCAGGATGATATTTGCAAAAGCCTTAAACCATCAAGACGGCAAAGATAAATGA
- the ispD gene encoding 2-C-methyl-D-erythritol 4-phosphate cytidylyltransferase, producing MKVTAIIPAAGYGRRMRSKTDKPFIMIHGKEMLCHCLNVLEGIACISEIIIAAQKRNINKIKAVIEREGFCKVRHVIEGGSCRGFSVANALKFVNKGSDFILVHDCARPIINKGIVNKTISAAKRYNCAVAAVRAKSTIKQAFKGEHFVDKTLDRSSLWEVQTPQVFKADILKQAYKKAGRAVSRFTDDSGIVEYSGNRVRLVQSTYANIKITTAEDLVFALFLKGRNNKNMAKAGEN from the coding sequence ATGAAGGTTACTGCCATAATCCCTGCCGCAGGTTACGGCAGGAGGATGAGGTCAAAGACAGATAAACCGTTTATAATGATCCATGGCAAGGAAATGCTTTGCCATTGCCTCAATGTCCTGGAAGGTATTGCCTGTATTTCAGAGATCATTATAGCCGCCCAAAAAAGAAACATAAATAAAATAAAGGCGGTTATTGAAAGGGAAGGTTTTTGCAAAGTAAGGCATGTTATTGAAGGCGGGAGTTGCCGCGGATTTTCGGTAGCCAATGCCTTAAAGTTTGTCAATAAAGGTTCTGATTTTATTCTTGTCCATGATTGCGCCAGACCTATAATTAACAAGGGCATAGTGAACAAAACAATATCGGCCGCTAAAAGATATAATTGTGCTGTTGCGGCTGTTAGAGCTAAATCCACCATAAAACAGGCTTTTAAGGGAGAGCATTTTGTGGACAAGACGCTGGACAGGTCAAGTCTTTGGGAGGTTCAGACGCCGCAGGTATTTAAGGCGGATATTTTAAAACAAGCATATAAGAAGGCCGGCAGGGCTGTCAGCCGGTTTACAGATGATTCAGGCATAGTTGAATATTCCGGTAACAGGGTCAGACTTGTGCAGTCTACTTACGCAAATATCAAGATAACAACTGCCGAAGATCTTGTTTTCGCGCTTTTCTTGAAAGGGCGCAATAATAAAAATATGGCCAAGGCTGGAGAAAATTGA
- the ispF gene encoding 2-C-methyl-D-erythritol 2,4-cyclodiphosphate synthase — protein sequence MENRIGIGYDLHRLAEGRPLYLGGVNIPFSKGLIGHSDADVLCHAICDAILGACNEPDIGEHFPDTDSRFRGISGGELIRMTCRIVRKKRAVDIINLDTVVVCDSPNLSSYKQRMAAEIAGFLEINTDRVSIKAKTSEETRRDCICAYAVILLNVG from the coding sequence ATGGAAAACCGCATAGGTATAGGTTATGACCTTCATAGGCTGGCGGAAGGAAGGCCTTTATACCTGGGAGGCGTTAATATACCATTTTCCAAAGGCCTTATCGGGCATTCTGATGCTGATGTTCTTTGCCACGCGATATGCGATGCTATTCTTGGAGCCTGCAATGAGCCTGATATCGGTGAACATTTCCCTGATACGGACAGCCGGTTTCGCGGAATCTCCGGGGGTGAACTGATACGCATGACATGCCGGATAGTCCGCAAAAAAAGGGCGGTTGATATCATAAATCTGGATACGGTAGTGGTATGCGACAGCCCCAATCTGTCTTCTTATAAACAGCGGATGGCAGCGGAAATCGCGGGATTTCTTGAAATCAACACGGACAGAGTAAGTATAAAGGCCAAGACGAGCGAAGAGACCCGCCGCGATTGCATTTGCGCTTACGCGGTTATTTTGCTTAACGTAGGTTAG
- the cysE gene encoding serine O-acetyltransferase — MLIFFIAAVFVCVALILIAVIFDDNIRAVFDRDPAACGRIEVILTYAGLHAIILFRIAHFFYSLKVPLLPRFISQAARFMTGIEIHPGAVIGKGLFIDHGMGVVIGQTTVIRDNVTIFQGVTLGGTGKEKGKRHPNIEDNVVIGAGAKVLGNITIGANSYIGANAVVIKDVPENSTIVGVPGRITKQAGKRMDLSLDHVHMLDPIKQSMEMLEKRIADLEKK; from the coding sequence ATGCTGATTTTTTTCATTGCCGCAGTCTTTGTCTGCGTAGCCCTGATTTTAATCGCTGTAATATTTGACGATAATATTAGAGCTGTATTTGATAGAGACCCCGCGGCCTGTGGGCGCATTGAGGTTATACTTACCTATGCCGGCCTGCACGCTATTATATTGTTCAGGATAGCGCATTTTTTTTACAGCTTAAAAGTGCCTTTATTGCCCAGGTTTATATCGCAGGCGGCCCGTTTTATGACAGGCATAGAAATACACCCGGGCGCGGTAATAGGAAAGGGCTTATTTATTGACCACGGCATGGGCGTCGTTATCGGCCAGACCACCGTTATAAGAGACAATGTCACCATATTCCAGGGTGTTACTCTCGGAGGCACGGGCAAGGAAAAAGGTAAACGGCACCCCAATATAGAGGACAATGTGGTCATAGGCGCGGGGGCAAAAGTATTAGGCAATATAACAATAGGCGCTAATTCTTATATAGGCGCTAATGCGGTTGTGATAAAGGATGTGCCTGAAAACTCAACAATAGTAGGTGTCCCCGGACGCATTACTAAACAGGCCGGCAAACGTATGGACCTGTCGCTTGACCATGTTCATATGCTGGATCCGATAAAGCAATCCATGGAGATGCTTGAAAAAAGGATAGCGGATCTTGAAAAGAAATGA
- the cysS gene encoding cysteine--tRNA ligase — protein MKIYNTLTRLKEEFIPASRNIVNMYTCGVTVYDDCHIGHARSLYVFDTIRRYLEYKGYKVNFVRNITDIDDKIINRSLELGMDWRQLVEKYITSYKHDLECLGIRYGILDEDSEEPRATKNIPDIIEYIKILIEKGYAYQSGQDVYFEVKKAKCYGKLSKQDIQNMREGVRKEPGAGKRDSLDFALWKSSKEGEPSWPSPWGSGRPGWHIECSVMSQKFLNTKTLDIHAGGGDLVFPHHENEIAQSEAYTGFPFAKYWMHHGLLTIEGRKMSKSLGNFIKIQDALQRYSADSIRLLFLQAHYSSPVDFSEEKMRQAASALERFIIFFARSDNDLKKRGIAEKAMDDRVKSDIDALKSCFIAAMDDDFNTPQALGRLFEIMTLSNSRSAGDCHCLAYAAKVIKDLASIFNLTFETPIGIDKDLEAYVKVMIEKRNSHRARGDFQSADIIRDELRAKGIIIEDGKGITSWRKQ, from the coding sequence ATGAAGATATATAATACTCTTACCAGATTAAAAGAGGAATTCATTCCTGCCAGCCGTAATATCGTTAATATGTATACCTGCGGGGTCACTGTTTATGATGACTGTCATATCGGCCACGCAAGGAGCCTTTATGTTTTTGATACTATAAGGCGCTATCTTGAATACAAAGGCTATAAGGTAAATTTTGTAAGGAATATAACCGATATAGATGATAAGATCATCAACCGTTCTCTTGAGCTTGGCATGGATTGGAGGCAGCTTGTTGAAAAATATATAACCTCTTACAAGCATGACCTTGAATGTTTAGGAATACGTTACGGTATTCTTGATGAAGATTCCGAAGAGCCGAGGGCCACGAAAAATATACCGGATATTATAGAGTATATCAAGATCCTTATTGAAAAAGGTTATGCCTATCAGTCCGGACAGGATGTGTATTTTGAAGTAAAAAAAGCCAAATGCTACGGCAAGCTCTCAAAGCAGGACATACAGAATATGAGAGAAGGAGTCAGGAAAGAGCCGGGTGCCGGGAAAAGAGACAGCCTTGATTTCGCTTTGTGGAAGAGCTCCAAAGAAGGCGAACCGTCATGGCCCAGCCCATGGGGCAGTGGCCGTCCGGGATGGCATATAGAGTGCTCTGTAATGAGCCAGAAATTTTTAAACACCAAAACCCTTGACATACATGCCGGAGGCGGAGATCTTGTGTTTCCTCATCACGAAAACGAGATAGCCCAGTCCGAGGCCTATACCGGTTTCCCGTTTGCCAAATACTGGATGCACCACGGCCTTCTTACTATAGAGGGCCGGAAGATGTCAAAATCGCTGGGTAATTTTATTAAAATCCAGGACGCTTTGCAGAGATACAGCGCGGATTCCATAAGGCTTTTATTTTTGCAGGCCCATTATTCAAGCCCCGTTGATTTTTCCGAAGAGAAGATGCGGCAGGCTGCCTCCGCGCTTGAAAGGTTTATTATATTTTTTGCCAGGTCAGATAATGATTTAAAAAAACGCGGTATTGCCGAAAAAGCGATGGATGACAGGGTGAAATCGGATATAGACGCGCTAAAGAGTTGTTTTATCGCGGCGATGGATGATGATTTTAATACTCCGCAGGCCCTTGGAAGGTTGTTTGAGATAATGACACTGTCTAATTCCAGGTCAGCCGGGGACTGTCATTGCCTTGCCTATGCCGCTAAAGTCATAAAAGATCTTGCTTCAATTTTTAATCTTACGTTTGAAACGCCCATTGGCATTGATAAGGATTTGGAGGCATATGTGAAGGTTATGATAGAAAAAAGAAATTCCCACAGGGCCAGAGGAGATTTCCAAAGCGCCGATATTATCAGAGATGAACTGCGGGCAAAAGGTATCATTATTGAAGACGGCAAGGGGATAACATCGTGGCGAAAACAGTAG